One Thalassoglobus sp. JC818 genomic region harbors:
- the dusB gene encoding tRNA dihydrouridine synthase DusB, translating into MSISELPKASTLKYGDLVLPSRYLLSPLAGFTNLPFRRICREIGGVGLCTTDLVSARGLLEKSAKSLQLIQTCEVDSPYSVQIFGPNPDEMHDAAQFLEEFGVDSIDINMGCPVDRITKGGAGSAMMCSTDQTIGLVQRVVEAVKLPVTVKMRLGWDSKQLTAPRFAREFEQVGVVAVAIHGRTREQGFSGVVDLDGIRQVVEAVESIPVIGNGDIRNVADAERMFQETGCQGISIGRGALANPWIFRQLCEWETTGQFQPPGNFDDRLELMLRQFGYLEEMVGPERAILMFRKMGHWYLKGMRVRKALRHQFQTARSQAEIHQAVEEIRRDGPVFGTRTGVLPEMNIQVPSGPVERW; encoded by the coding sequence ATGTCGATTTCGGAACTGCCGAAGGCAAGCACTTTGAAATACGGCGATCTTGTCTTGCCGTCGCGGTACCTGCTGTCTCCACTGGCTGGTTTTACGAACCTTCCGTTTCGTCGAATCTGTCGCGAGATTGGAGGGGTCGGACTGTGCACGACTGACCTTGTGAGTGCTCGTGGTTTACTTGAGAAAAGTGCGAAGTCGCTGCAACTGATTCAAACTTGCGAAGTCGATTCCCCCTACTCCGTTCAAATCTTCGGGCCGAACCCGGACGAGATGCACGATGCTGCGCAGTTTCTGGAAGAGTTCGGGGTCGATTCAATCGACATCAACATGGGCTGTCCGGTTGATCGCATCACAAAAGGTGGCGCTGGGTCAGCGATGATGTGTTCGACGGATCAGACAATCGGACTTGTCCAGCGAGTTGTCGAAGCTGTGAAGCTGCCGGTGACTGTGAAGATGCGACTCGGATGGGATTCGAAGCAACTCACCGCTCCTCGCTTTGCCCGTGAGTTTGAACAGGTGGGAGTCGTGGCTGTCGCGATCCATGGTCGAACTCGTGAGCAGGGATTTTCCGGAGTTGTCGATCTCGATGGAATTCGACAAGTGGTCGAAGCGGTGGAATCCATTCCAGTGATCGGCAACGGTGATATTCGGAATGTCGCGGATGCGGAGCGCATGTTTCAGGAAACGGGATGTCAGGGGATTTCAATTGGCCGCGGCGCTTTGGCGAATCCGTGGATCTTCCGCCAGCTTTGCGAATGGGAGACAACCGGGCAGTTTCAGCCTCCTGGAAATTTCGACGATCGTCTTGAATTGATGTTGCGGCAATTCGGTTATCTGGAGGAGATGGTTGGACCAGAGAGAGCGATCTTGATGTTCCGCAAAATGGGTCACTGGTACCTCAAAGGCATGCGAGTTCGCAAAGCGCTGCGACATCAGTTTCAAACTGCACGAAGCCAAGCAGAGATTCATCAAGCGGTCGAAGAGATTCGCCGCGACGGTCCGGTCTTCGGAACAAGAACCGGAGTGTTGCCGGAAATGAACATTCAAGTTCCTTCTGGTCCGGTCGAAAGATGGTGA
- the ricT gene encoding regulatory iron-sulfur-containing complex subunit RicT, with translation MARKYVVRYGTMRFLGEFSAKGPQSFSRGDEVVVRSHRGTEWGSVLCEATDRTREYLGKDDASGRILRLANQEDEKTRTECWQREQEAFETGKELIAERKMAMQLVDIERLFGGERVIFYFLSETRVDFRELVKSLAHKFNTRIEMRQIGIRDEAKLLADYGDCGKPVCCNTHLSEMPPVSMKMAKVQKASLDPTKISGRCGRLKCCLRYEYDTYESYRKELPKIGKFVLTKQGQGKVIAQEILAQKVLVAFEDRRRLMIDAKDIVTVISGKPNSSEKPTENPKKSRQNSNEEK, from the coding sequence ATGGCTCGAAAATATGTTGTCCGATACGGGACAATGAGATTTCTGGGAGAGTTTTCAGCAAAAGGTCCACAGTCTTTTTCCCGCGGAGACGAGGTCGTCGTCCGAAGTCATCGCGGAACGGAATGGGGATCTGTGCTGTGTGAAGCGACCGACCGCACTCGAGAATATCTCGGCAAAGACGATGCCAGCGGGAGGATTCTCCGGCTCGCCAACCAGGAAGACGAAAAGACTCGCACCGAATGCTGGCAGCGAGAACAGGAAGCCTTCGAAACTGGTAAAGAACTCATTGCCGAACGAAAAATGGCAATGCAGCTCGTCGACATCGAACGACTTTTCGGCGGAGAAAGAGTCATCTTCTACTTTCTCTCCGAAACGCGTGTCGACTTCCGGGAACTGGTCAAGTCACTCGCCCATAAGTTCAACACTCGTATAGAAATGCGTCAAATCGGAATCCGCGACGAAGCCAAGCTTCTCGCGGATTATGGAGACTGCGGGAAACCTGTCTGCTGCAATACACATCTTTCGGAGATGCCCCCGGTGTCGATGAAGATGGCGAAAGTCCAAAAAGCGTCGCTCGACCCGACCAAGATTTCCGGTCGCTGTGGGCGCTTAAAGTGCTGCCTGAGATACGAATATGACACTTACGAATCGTATCGAAAGGAGCTTCCCAAAATTGGCAAATTCGTGCTGACCAAGCAGGGTCAGGGGAAGGTCATTGCGCAGGAAATTCTCGCACAGAAGGTCCTCGTCGCCTTCGAAGATCGCCGTCGCCTGATGATTGATGCGAAAGATATTGTCACCGTGATCAGTGGCAAACCGAACTCTTCTGAAAAGCCCACCGAGAACCCCAAAAAGTCCCGCCAGAATTCGAACGAAGAAAAATGA
- a CDS encoding fatty acid CoA ligase family protein, translating to MAARLTEMAKLFPDQLAIAEPVKVQKNGWIIDRRVTFAELDERSDRIAAGLIERGFRPGMKLVLFVPFGIDFITLTFALFKAGAVIVLIDPGMGRTNIFRCLEEVQPDGFVAVPIVHLVRMLNSRRFQSAKFNVLSRLWLPGMKGTLQSLSKASREGFTPHHSAATDLAAVIFTSGSTGPPKGVAYEHGMFDAQVKLIQEFYQIQPQEVDLPGFPLFGLFNAAMGVTTIIPDMDPTKPATVDPPKIVAAIRQYGVTQAFGSPAFWNRVARFCVEHKETFPSLNRALSAGGPVPLHVLERMRKVLTKADADLHTPYGATESLPVASIGAQTVLETTAEATRKGAGTCVGTTFPSVDVRVIEIHEGPLKSIDDATILPENEIGEIIVRSPSVTREYFKRPDATRLAKIVDGDRFWHRIGDVGYLDSEQRLWFCGRKAHIVVHQGQRMFSVCCEAIFNQHPDVYRSALIGLGDAPNQTPVVVVEPEAGQFPESAADQEKVRQELLELGAANSLTHEIKDILFHRSLPVDTRHNVKIQREALAQWAKTQVLSTRD from the coding sequence ATCGCAGCTCGACTGACGGAAATGGCCAAGCTGTTTCCCGATCAACTCGCGATTGCTGAGCCAGTAAAAGTTCAGAAGAACGGCTGGATAATCGATCGTCGGGTGACCTTCGCGGAACTTGATGAGCGCTCCGATCGGATTGCTGCCGGGTTGATCGAACGTGGTTTTCGACCGGGAATGAAGCTCGTTCTGTTTGTTCCGTTTGGAATCGATTTCATCACGCTGACCTTTGCGTTGTTCAAAGCAGGCGCGGTAATCGTTCTCATCGATCCGGGCATGGGCCGAACGAATATCTTTCGTTGTCTCGAAGAGGTTCAGCCAGACGGATTCGTCGCGGTGCCGATCGTGCATCTTGTCCGCATGTTGAATTCACGTCGATTCCAGAGTGCCAAGTTTAATGTTCTCAGTCGCCTCTGGTTGCCGGGGATGAAAGGAACTCTTCAGTCGCTCTCCAAGGCGAGTCGAGAAGGCTTTACTCCCCATCACTCCGCAGCGACGGATTTGGCTGCGGTGATCTTCACAAGCGGAAGCACCGGGCCGCCCAAAGGAGTGGCTTACGAACATGGAATGTTCGATGCACAGGTGAAACTGATTCAGGAGTTCTATCAGATCCAACCCCAAGAAGTTGATCTGCCTGGGTTCCCACTTTTCGGATTATTCAACGCAGCAATGGGCGTGACAACCATCATTCCGGACATGGACCCGACGAAGCCAGCGACGGTCGACCCGCCAAAAATTGTGGCAGCGATTCGACAATACGGAGTGACTCAGGCCTTCGGATCGCCAGCGTTTTGGAATCGAGTGGCTCGCTTCTGTGTTGAACACAAAGAGACATTTCCGTCCCTGAATCGAGCCCTCTCGGCGGGAGGACCGGTCCCGCTGCATGTCCTGGAGCGAATGCGAAAAGTGCTCACGAAAGCAGACGCGGATCTACATACTCCTTACGGAGCCACAGAAAGCCTGCCGGTGGCGTCGATTGGTGCTCAAACCGTTCTGGAAACGACTGCGGAAGCGACCCGGAAAGGGGCTGGAACATGTGTCGGCACGACCTTCCCCAGCGTTGATGTTCGGGTCATTGAAATCCATGAGGGCCCACTTAAGTCGATCGACGACGCAACCATTCTCCCGGAGAATGAGATCGGGGAAATCATTGTTCGAAGTCCCAGCGTGACACGCGAGTACTTTAAGCGACCCGATGCAACGCGCTTGGCAAAGATCGTGGATGGCGATCGATTTTGGCATCGGATTGGAGACGTCGGTTACCTCGATTCTGAACAGCGATTGTGGTTTTGCGGACGCAAGGCACATATTGTCGTACATCAGGGGCAGCGAATGTTCTCTGTCTGCTGCGAGGCGATTTTCAATCAGCATCCAGATGTTTACCGGTCGGCTTTGATCGGACTGGGAGATGCTCCGAATCAGACGCCGGTGGTGGTCGTTGAACCTGAAGCGGGACAGTTTCCTGAGAGCGCAGCAGATCAAGAGAAAGTGCGACAGGAGCTATTGGAACTGGGGGCGGCCAACTCTTTGACGCACGAGATCAAAGACATTCTTTTTCACAGAAGTTTGCCGGTTGATACACGACATAACGTGAAGATTCAGCGAGAAGCACTCGCTCAGTGGGCAAAGACGCAGGTGCTTTCGACTCGCGATTGA
- a CDS encoding sulfatase-like hydrolase/transferase: MKIVFALLAVIVANAFSLSAGVANDKPNILFIFADDQCYQTISSLGNHEVLTPNLDRLVREGTTFSHCYNMGGWSGAICVASRTMLNTGRYLWHAHELDDSLDEEVKAGRFWSEYMKSAGYRTYMTGKWHVRFPADQTFDATGHIRGGMPAQTDEGYNRPIEGQTDVWSPYDTKFGGFWEGGTHWSEVVGNEAVGFLSEAAGIDKPFFIYAAFNAPHDPRQSPKEYVDLYPEADIEVPVNFLPEYPYKDDMGCSASLRDEKLAPFPRTEFSVRVNRQEYYAIITHMDAQIGRILDALDATGKRDNTWIFFTADHGLSVGHHGLIGKQSQYDHSVRVPFMVVGPGVEAGRSISAPIYLQDVMPTTLELAGVKTPEHVEFHSLLPLLDSDVPQTNYPAIYGGYIDLQRMVTQNGYKLILYPKIGKARLYNLVSDPWEMNDLFEEEGTQGISRKLFDSLLKLQKENGDKLDLVSAFPNLAGT; encoded by the coding sequence ATGAAAATTGTGTTCGCCCTGCTCGCGGTCATTGTCGCGAATGCGTTCTCACTTTCGGCCGGTGTGGCGAATGACAAGCCGAACATTCTCTTCATTTTCGCTGACGATCAGTGCTATCAGACAATCAGTTCACTCGGGAATCATGAAGTTCTCACCCCCAATCTCGATCGACTGGTTCGAGAGGGAACCACTTTCTCGCACTGCTACAACATGGGCGGCTGGAGCGGAGCGATTTGTGTTGCTTCACGCACAATGCTCAACACTGGCCGGTACCTCTGGCACGCGCATGAACTCGACGACTCTCTCGATGAAGAAGTCAAAGCTGGACGATTCTGGTCGGAGTACATGAAGTCTGCCGGGTATCGAACATACATGACCGGAAAGTGGCATGTCCGCTTTCCAGCTGATCAAACGTTTGACGCCACCGGTCACATTCGCGGAGGCATGCCCGCGCAGACCGACGAAGGTTACAACCGCCCGATCGAAGGACAGACCGATGTCTGGAGTCCTTACGACACGAAATTCGGAGGTTTCTGGGAAGGCGGCACGCACTGGAGCGAGGTTGTCGGAAACGAAGCTGTCGGATTTCTCTCTGAAGCTGCCGGCATCGACAAACCATTTTTCATCTACGCAGCATTCAACGCACCTCATGACCCTCGGCAGTCTCCGAAGGAGTATGTCGATTTGTACCCTGAGGCCGACATTGAAGTGCCTGTCAACTTCCTGCCTGAGTATCCATACAAAGACGACATGGGATGCAGCGCCAGCCTTCGCGATGAAAAGTTGGCTCCGTTTCCAAGAACGGAATTCTCCGTCCGAGTGAACCGGCAGGAATATTACGCCATCATCACTCATATGGACGCTCAGATCGGACGCATCCTCGATGCGCTCGACGCGACCGGAAAACGTGACAACACATGGATTTTCTTCACAGCTGATCACGGCCTTTCCGTCGGACATCACGGTCTGATTGGAAAGCAAAGCCAGTACGATCACAGTGTACGCGTTCCCTTCATGGTCGTCGGCCCCGGAGTCGAAGCTGGACGATCGATCTCAGCACCGATCTATTTGCAAGACGTGATGCCCACGACACTCGAACTGGCTGGCGTTAAAACTCCAGAACATGTCGAGTTTCACAGCCTGCTTCCATTGCTCGACAGCGACGTTCCTCAAACGAACTATCCAGCCATTTACGGGGGGTACATCGACCTCCAACGAATGGTCACACAGAACGGGTACAAACTCATTCTGTACCCAAAAATCGGTAAAGCGAGACTCTACAACCTTGTTTCGGACCCGTGGGAAATGAACGACCTCTTTGAAGAAGAGGGAACCCAGGGCATCTCTCGCAAACTCTTCGACTCGCTGCTGAAACTCCAGAAAGAAAATGGTGACAAACTCGATCTCGTCTCTGCATTCCCCAATCTCGCGGGAACGTGA
- a CDS encoding Minf_1886 family protein: MSSVSPTSERIRKFDPEAYRFVYEALHFTQQKLDRAHAGEESEEAHITGQELAHGARELGIERYGLLAKTVFRQWGIRSTADFGRVVFELIERGEMRKTDRDQLSDFFDVFDFDEALDHDYQIHVPTSG; this comes from the coding sequence ATGTCCTCAGTGAGTCCTACCTCTGAACGTATCAGGAAGTTTGATCCTGAAGCGTATCGGTTCGTGTATGAGGCTCTGCACTTCACTCAACAGAAACTTGATCGAGCACACGCTGGCGAAGAGTCCGAAGAAGCACACATTACCGGACAGGAACTCGCCCATGGAGCCCGCGAACTCGGAATTGAACGTTACGGACTTCTGGCAAAAACAGTCTTTCGTCAATGGGGAATTCGAAGCACCGCCGACTTCGGAAGAGTGGTCTTCGAGCTCATCGAACGCGGTGAAATGCGTAAAACCGATCGCGATCAACTCAGCGACTTCTTCGATGTCTTCGATTTCGATGAAGCTCTCGATCACGACTATCAGATTCACGTTCCCACCAGTGGTTAA
- a CDS encoding glycine C-acetyltransferase: MYGKFQEYLSEQLAKVKEEGLHKHERVIESPQSNRITVSGREVLNLCANNYLGLADHPLMVEAAHEGLEKWGLGTASVRFICGTQGVHTDLEKALSTFLGTQETILYSSCFDANGGLFETLLGPEDAILSDALNHASIIDGIRLCKAKRFRYQNNDMEDLESQLQQAEGCRYRMIATDGVFSMDGSLAKLPEICHLAEKYNALVMVDDSHAVGLIGKTGRGTPEHFGVTDRIDILTGTLGKALGGASGGYTSGRKEIVDWLRQRSRPYLFSNSLAPPIAATAIQALQILKDDPGLLRSIQENTRFFREGITKIGLKVLPGEHPIIPIMIGDATLAAKMADALLEKGLYVIGFSYPVVPQGLARIRTQISASHTREDLEFALEQFAAVKAELNIPDDQG, from the coding sequence ATGTACGGAAAGTTCCAGGAATACCTGTCTGAGCAGTTGGCGAAGGTCAAAGAGGAAGGTCTGCACAAGCACGAACGGGTGATTGAATCGCCTCAAAGCAACAGGATCACCGTTAGTGGTCGAGAAGTTCTCAACCTGTGCGCGAACAATTACCTCGGTCTGGCTGATCATCCCTTGATGGTCGAAGCGGCTCACGAGGGGCTTGAGAAGTGGGGGCTCGGAACAGCATCGGTCCGTTTCATCTGTGGAACGCAGGGAGTTCACACGGATCTCGAGAAGGCTCTATCGACGTTCCTCGGGACACAAGAAACGATTCTGTATTCCTCCTGTTTCGACGCCAACGGTGGTCTCTTCGAAACATTGCTGGGGCCAGAAGATGCCATTCTTTCGGACGCTCTGAATCACGCCAGCATCATCGATGGAATTCGTCTCTGCAAAGCGAAGCGGTTCCGATATCAAAACAATGACATGGAGGATCTGGAGAGTCAGCTGCAACAAGCTGAAGGATGCCGCTATCGAATGATCGCGACCGATGGCGTCTTTTCGATGGATGGTTCATTGGCGAAGCTGCCAGAGATTTGTCATCTAGCCGAGAAGTACAATGCGCTGGTTATGGTCGATGATTCGCACGCTGTCGGTTTGATCGGCAAGACTGGTCGCGGAACGCCGGAACACTTCGGTGTGACTGATCGCATCGACATCCTGACCGGAACGTTGGGAAAAGCACTCGGTGGAGCGAGTGGCGGATATACTTCTGGCCGCAAGGAGATTGTGGACTGGTTGCGTCAGCGATCACGTCCTTACCTCTTCTCAAATTCACTGGCACCGCCGATTGCTGCGACGGCAATTCAGGCTTTACAAATTCTCAAAGACGATCCGGGCCTCTTGCGGTCGATTCAGGAGAATACTCGTTTCTTTCGAGAGGGGATCACGAAAATCGGATTGAAAGTGCTCCCGGGAGAGCATCCAATCATTCCGATCATGATCGGCGATGCGACACTCGCTGCGAAGATGGCGGATGCGCTGCTTGAGAAAGGTTTGTATGTCATCGGATTCTCGTATCCTGTGGTTCCGCAAGGCCTCGCCAGAATCAGAACACAGATCTCCGCATCGCACACACGCGAAGATCTGGAGTTCGCACTGGAGCAGTTTGCAGCTGTGAAAGCGGAACTCAACATTCCCGATGATCAAGGATAA
- a CDS encoding HAD hydrolase-like protein, which translates to MSNVLLFDIDGTLLNSGGAGQYAMEQALLEVFGVAGPYENILAAGRTDRAITTDLFSHHKIDPSEANWSTFQEAYFRHLPEALGKLDGVVLPGIVDLLDGLAANPNVTLGLLTGNFQTGADLKLRHYQLDHHFAFGGFGDNHFDRDDVARLAMEAACTHLSRTVPGESIWVIGDTPSDIKCGRAIGAKVVAVSTGIYSYEVLEEAGPDFLFTDFSDVVAVTECLTALSK; encoded by the coding sequence ATGTCGAACGTGCTCCTGTTTGATATTGATGGGACGTTGTTGAATTCCGGAGGTGCTGGACAGTACGCGATGGAGCAAGCGTTGCTGGAAGTCTTCGGTGTCGCAGGTCCGTATGAAAATATTCTCGCTGCGGGGAGAACCGATCGCGCGATCACGACCGATCTATTCTCGCACCATAAGATCGATCCGTCGGAAGCGAACTGGTCGACCTTTCAGGAAGCTTATTTCCGGCACCTGCCAGAAGCGTTAGGCAAGTTGGACGGAGTCGTTTTGCCGGGCATCGTTGATTTGCTCGATGGACTGGCAGCGAACCCGAACGTCACGCTGGGACTCTTGACCGGGAATTTTCAAACTGGGGCCGATCTCAAGCTTCGCCACTATCAGCTGGATCATCACTTCGCGTTCGGAGGATTTGGAGACAATCATTTTGATCGAGATGATGTTGCTCGACTGGCAATGGAAGCGGCCTGCACGCATCTGAGCCGAACGGTTCCAGGGGAATCGATTTGGGTCATCGGTGATACTCCGTCTGACATCAAATGCGGTCGAGCGATCGGAGCAAAAGTCGTTGCGGTCTCGACAGGGATTTACTCATACGAGGTTCTCGAAGAGGCTGGTCCCGACTTTCTGTTTACGGATTTCTCAGACGTCGTGGCTGTGACTGAGTGCTTGACGGCGCTTTCGAAATAA
- the plsY gene encoding glycerol-3-phosphate 1-O-acyltransferase PlsY yields MAPSQAFVITAGLAYLIGSIPFSLLIARFFGKIDLRFHGSGNVGATNVARTMGAKWGAFALLMDAGKGMAAVGLIPLLMVMSPDDLIHQKVLAAVMAVVGHMYSCWIRFRGGKGVATALGAVTVLAPQGMLIALVGFIVAFLATRIVSLSSIVAAVVFAAGQLLIGQKSLWQANTWSLGAFSVVVPALIIFQHRSNIVRLLRGEEQKLQLRKSEHQHSDSTTSEPNINSVETNDGIET; encoded by the coding sequence ATGGCCCCTTCTCAGGCATTTGTCATCACCGCCGGTCTGGCTTATCTCATCGGTTCGATTCCGTTCAGCTTGTTGATTGCCCGTTTCTTCGGAAAGATCGATCTGCGATTTCACGGAAGCGGAAACGTTGGGGCGACGAATGTCGCTCGAACGATGGGTGCGAAGTGGGGAGCGTTTGCACTATTGATGGATGCCGGCAAAGGAATGGCAGCTGTCGGTTTGATTCCCTTGCTGATGGTCATGTCGCCTGACGATTTGATTCATCAGAAAGTTCTCGCAGCAGTCATGGCTGTCGTCGGGCATATGTATTCCTGCTGGATTCGGTTCCGTGGCGGAAAAGGAGTGGCGACTGCTTTGGGAGCGGTGACGGTCTTGGCGCCACAGGGAATGTTGATCGCCCTTGTCGGTTTCATCGTGGCGTTTCTCGCGACCCGAATTGTTTCGTTGAGCTCGATTGTGGCTGCTGTAGTGTTTGCCGCCGGGCAACTCCTTATAGGTCAGAAATCGTTGTGGCAGGCGAACACATGGAGCCTGGGAGCGTTCAGCGTTGTGGTGCCAGCGTTGATTATCTTTCAGCATCGCTCCAATATCGTTCGTCTCTTGCGAGGAGAGGAGCAAAAGCTTCAGCTGCGAAAATCTGAGCATCAGCACTCTGACAGCACAACGAGTGAGCCGAACATCAACTCAGTGGAAACAAACGATGGCATCGAAACTTGA